Proteins encoded in a region of the Podospora pseudopauciseta strain CBS 411.78 chromosome 6, whole genome shotgun sequence genome:
- a CDS encoding hypothetical protein (EggNog:ENOG503P1RW; COG:S), translating to MHIRTLLLSALPPLALAHGNHGGGGEGGSQKPAVDPHANWMTRHMAEEHHITSFDPPSFFTLHDFDSSGHLDAPEILKLYGLLDPSNAHYTPAQRDAFARQILDLIDTNRDDLISKDEFLHYLLVEGKELPDLGTGPGHHGDDEYEYEIHHWEKYHDENTKLEDLTHPEDIEHFKKHEEMEREEEEREEREKKAREQGGEGKGWVVEENIPGKFRRVDL from the exons ATGCACATCCGAACCCTCCTCCTATCAGCCCTCCCACCCCTAGCCCTCGCCCACGGCAaccacggcggcggcggcgaaggCGGCTCCCAAAAGCCAGCCGTAGACCCACACGCGAATTGGATGACGAGACACATGGCTG AGGAGCACCACATAACCTCCTTcgaccccccctccttcttcaccctccaCGACTTCGACTCCTCCGGCCACCTCGACGCCCCCGAAATCCTCAAGCTCTACGGCCTCCTCGACCCCTCCAACGCCCACTACACCCCCGCCCAGCGCGACGCCTTCGCCCGCCAAATCCTCGACCTGATCGACACCAACCGCGACGACCTCATCTCCAAAGACGAGTTTTTGCATTACTTGCTGgtggaagggaaggagcTGCCTGATTTGGGCACGGGGCCGGGCCAtcatggggatgatgagtaCGAGTATGAGATTCATCACTGGGAGAAGTACCATGATGAGAATACAAAGTTGGAGGATCTGACGCATCCGGAAGATATTGAGCACTTTAAGAAGCATGAGGAgatggagcgggaggaggaggagagggaggaacgggagaagaaggcgagggagcaggggggcgaggggaaggggtgggtggtggaggagaataTTCCGGGCAAGTTTAGGAGGGTGGATCTCTAG
- the TRM12 gene encoding S-adenosylmethionine-dependent methyltransferase (COG:J; EggNog:ENOG503NWPV) — translation MTDTVITQHLKAQAVDRPPKKKESPISLAITPWLNSLPSTLLDLLKQNTGASTLEEVQQNLVGSAPKRWVVYEPMVLLPSGSFTSEPWPSLLTSLSTSQKEDLWTSILDQLSPPKAPLTHLAINEGIPLLQSDQQEENILRSPTGLHPLHGSFGSPTSPSFPSSLWVSTKQNSLTQTWAPLHTMFSRGNIKEKARLLSFHSTIPLGSPPLRPHRYIPPATLNNGYAIDLYAGIGYFVFSYARLGLKVLCWELNPWSVEGLRRGALANKFTVRVITTPEDLGRPTKQLTAGAEEQIIVFQEDNRHAARRIAELGEEEKPKVRHVNCGFLPTSEPVWKDSFDILVQGFAAPSPSSKQEGGWLHLHENVGVKDIETRKAQIQGLFDGWCSESQDATLKANVEHVEMVKTYAPDVWHVVFDVYVSSSITN, via the coding sequence ATGACAGACACAGTGATAACTCAACATCTCAAGGCGCAAGCCGTGGACCGGCCAcccaaaaagaaggagagTCCCATCTCACTGGCCATCACGCCCTGGCTCAACTCACTACCATCAACTCTCCTGGATTTGCTCAAGCAAAACACAGGGGCCTCAACACTCGAAGAAGTTCAGCAGAATCTTGTAGGCTCGGCTCCAAAACGTTGGGTAGTTTACGAACCCATGGTCCTCCTCCCAAGCGGCAGCTTCACCTCCGAACCCTggccctccctcctcacctctctctcaacctcccaaaaAGAAGACCTATGGACATCCATCCTCGATCAACTCTCCCCACCAAAAGCacccctcacccacctcgcCATAAACGAAGgcatcccccttctccaatccgatcaacaagaagaaaacatcCTCCGCTCCCCCACCggcctccaccccctccatggCTCCTTCGGCTCCCctacctccccctccttcccctccagccTCTGGGTCTCAACGAAACAAAACTCCCTCACCCAAACCTGGGCCCCCTTACACACAATGTTCTCCCGCGGCAACATCAAGGAAAAAGCCCGCCTTCTATCCTTCCactccaccatccccctcggctccccccccctccgcccccacCGCTACATCCCCCCCGCCACCCTCAACAACGGCTACGCCATCGACCTCTACGCCGGAATCGGCTACTTTGTCTTCTCCTACGCCCGCCTCGGATTGAAGGTCCTCTGCTGGGAGCTCAACCCCTGGAGCGTTGAAGGTCTCCGAAGAGGTGCCCTGGCCAACAAATTCACCGTCAGGGTCATCACAACCCCAGAAGACCTGGGCAGACCGACAAAGCAGCTGACAGCGGGGGCTGAGGAACAAATCATCGTCTTTCAGGAAGACAACCGGCATGCGGCCCGTCGTATAGCTGagcttggcgaggaggagaagcccaaAGTGAGGCATGTCAACTGCGGTTTCTTGCCCACTAGTGAGCCGGTATGGAAGGACTCGTTCGACATCCTAGTGCAAGGGTTTGCTGcaccgtcgccgtcgtcaaAACAGGAAGGAGGCTGGCTTCATCTCCATGAGAATGTCGGGGTCAAGGATATCGAGACGCGAAAAGCCCAGATCCAGGGGTTGTTTGACGGCTGGTGTTCAGAAAGCCAAGACGCCACCCTCAAAGCCAATGTTGAACACGTCGAGATGGTCAAGACTTACGCCCCGGATGTCTGGCACGTCGTTTTTGACGTGTACGTCTCTTCGTCTATTACAAACTAG
- the USO1 gene encoding Vesicle-mediated ER to Golgi transport protein (BUSCO:EOG09261B18; EggNog:ENOG503NV2H; COG:U) gives MLSTLTTAPAKQSVSETIPILSGRLSTATLLEDRRAAILGLRSFAKQYPASVASGALRSLIGSLDRDGEDVDTVKVVLETLLYLFEPDPDSPEASPEIAMWVADEFTMRHENIGLLLGFLDRERLDFYSRLYSLQLLAAVLSARPERTEECIVNAEDGIARIVAALDEKREPIRDAAVGLLTDLTPISTVIQGLVAFENVFGRVFGIVRTEGGLAGGAEVVVNCLILMANLLRLNPTNQAMFRDMGYLAEVSRLLKDAYGGPQELEELPPRIEELRNRSVFALLAVIRLFLVPGASVTPQNQEAFLGDLLQPERGRSGRTSRARGDPILVETLQIAFSPVAEISIKSEALLACADMIRGHAPAQEVFAGIQVPSPLADLAAANGQGPQANGGIPRVYVIDGLLDLVLAVNSLQAFDLRLAGCVCLKAYFYEHAPVRMHFLDHAIRAHQANADQLTNVLTILLQPKTESLTGDPYKYWFAAVLMLHLLRNNPEAKSLARGVTEGDEANGEEVVTSIQTIAAHLLSCVAKSEDPRVIVGYLMLLLCWLFEDHPGVNDFLDEFTNLQGLIQAAIENPHGDVTVQGLSAMLAGVIYEFSTKDSPVPRATVREMIMTRMGRDRYVDKLSKLRSHPLMRDYEVLPQKLEPGLDQKLPDVFFDDAFVEFFKDNYSRILRAIDREPDAEISVIINGVEEGVSRKLVDELREEIAQKETELGDLLADREALSKQLSQEQAAHAQTKTLQSTDLARTNETLTALRAQLATKDRAIQAAEAQTANVMKQLTAEQSEHQRARADLARAIETANTLRTQLAVKDKTIATAETQLTTLRQQLAAAQGSAQQASVEISRLKAANDALQRTHGDEIRRVLAEHEATEENLQRQLAAASKTSQEETERIRRELEAGRKSAEQEVERVKRRLEGEQADLKATISRLEVDLMKAQAEGGKKVGELEGRLKKEGEMREKAERRVREVEEGGKKERAEKDKELKKARGLVEEKEKERKAAQGELDDLLMVFGDLEEKVNKYKERLKALGETISDDEDDDDEEEDEEDDDDDDEDGDEEEEKEEEKDKKK, from the exons ATGCTGTCGACGTTGACCACCGCCCCGGCCAAGCAGTCGGTGAGCGAgaccatccccatcctcagcGGCCGCCTCAGCACAGCAACACTCCTCGAGGACCGCCGCGCCGCCATCCTTGGTCTGCGTAGCTTCGCCAAACAGTACCCCGCCTCGGTAGCATCCGGTGCTCTACGAAGTCTGATAGGAAGTCTGGAtcgggatggggaggatgtcgacACAGTCAAGGTGGTGCTCGAGACGTTGCTGTATCTCTTCGAGCCGGACCCGGACAGCCCCGAGGCCTCACCAGAGATTGCCATGTGGGTGGCAGATGAGTTTACCATGCGCCATGAGAACATTGGGTTACTGCTGGGATTTTTGGACAGGGAGAGACTCGACTTTTACTCGAGGTTGTATTCGTTACAACTACTTGCAGCCGTCCTGTCAGCACGCCCAGAGAGGACCGAGGAGTGCATAGTGAATGCCGAGGATGGCATTGCCCGGATTGTAGCCGCCTTAGACGAGAAAAGGGAGCCTATCCGGGACGCTGCGGTTGGCCTGCTCACGGATCTCACACCAATATCCACGGTTATTCAAGGCCTCGTGGCTTTTGAAAACGTCTTTGGGAGGGTATTTGGCATCGTCAGGACAGAAGGCGGTCTTGCTGGTGGGGCAGAAGTGGTGGTCAACTGTCTGATCTTGATGGCCAACTTGCTCCGGCTTAACCCAACAAATCAGGCCATGTTCAGGGATATGGGTTACCTGGCAGAAGTCAGCCGTCTATTGAAAGACGCATATGGAGGGCCacaggagttggaggagctCCCGCCGAGGATTGAGGAGCTGCGAAACAGGAGTGTTTTTGCCCTTCTTGCTGTTATCCGGTTGTTCCTTGTCCCTGGGGCCTCGGTGACGCCCCAAAACCAGGAGGCCTTTCTGGGTGACCTTTTGCAGCCAGAGCGAGGTCGCAGTGGGCGCACCAGCCGTGCCAGGGGAGATCCAATTCTTGTGGAAACCCTCCAAATTGCCTTCTCGCCGGTTGCCGAGATATCGATCAAGTCTGAAGCTCTACTAGCATGTGCCGACATGATCAGAGGACACGCACCAGCACAGGAAGTATTTGCCGGCATTCAGGTACCATCACCATTAGCTGATCTAGCAGCAGCTAACGGGCAAGGACCTCAGGCAAACGGCGGGATTCCAAGAGTCTATGTTATCGACggtcttcttgatcttgttcTTGCTGTAAACTCACTACAGGCCTTTGATCTACGGTTGGCCGGCTGTGTCTGCCTCAAAGCCTACTTCTACGAGCATGCTCCAGTTCGCATGCATTTCCTTGATCATGCGATCCGGGCACACCAGGCTAACGCAGACCAACTCACCAATGTCCTGACCATATTGCTTCAGCCAAAAACCGAGTCTCTTACTGGAGACCCCTACAAATACTGGTTCGCTGCGGTGTTGATGctacacctcctccgcaacaaCCCGGAGGCCAAGTCACTGGCCAGGGGCGTGACGGAAGGTGACGAAGCCAatggagaagaggttgtgaCGAGCATCCAGACTATTGCGGCGCATCTGCTCAGCTGTGTTGCCAAGTCTGAAGACCCTCGGGTCATTGTTGGCTATCTCATGCTGCTCTTGTGCTGGTTATTCGAGGATCATCCGGGCGTCAACGACTTCCTGGACGAGTTCACCAACCTCCAGGGGCTCATTCAAGCAGCCATCGAAAACCCACACGGCGATGTCACTGTGCAAGGTCTCAGCGCGATGCTTGCCGGTGTCATCTACGAGTTTTCCACCAAGGACTCACCAGTACCACGAGCCACAGTGCGGGAGATGATCATGACACGCATGGGCCGTGATCGATATGTCGACAAACTGTCCAAACTTCGCTCCCACCCCCTGATGCGCGACTACGAAGTCTTGCCGCAAAAACTAGAGCCTGGCTTGGACCAGAAGCTACCGGATGTTTTCTTTGACGACGCTTTTGTCGAGTTCTTCAAGGATAACTACAGCCGGATCCTCCGCGCTATCGACCGTGAGCCAGACGCAGAGATTTCGGTTATCATCAAcggggttgaagaaggggtttCGAGAAAACTTGTCGATGAGCTCCGAGAGGAGATCgcccaaaaagaaacagagCTCGGAGATCTTCTTGCTGACAGGGAGGCGTTATCGAAGCAACTATCCCAGGAACAGGCCGCCCAcgcccaaaccaaaacacTTCAGTCAACCGACCTCGCCCGCACGAATGAGACGCTGACTGCCTTGCGGGCTCAGTTGGCAACGAAAGATCGTGCTATTCAGGCGGCGGAGGCCCAAACAGCAAATGTCATGAAACAACTCACAGCTGAACAATCCGAGCACCAGCGCGCCAGAGCTGATCTCGCTCGGGCAATTGAAACAGCCAACACCCTCCGCACGCAGTTGGCAGTTAAAGACAAGACCATCGCCACAGCCGAGACGCAACTTACTACCCTACGACAGCAACTCGCGGCCGCGCAGGGGAGCGCCCAGCAAGCCTCGGTGGAGATTTCGCGGCTCAAGGCGGCGAATGATGCTCTTCAGCGTACTCATGGGGATGAGATACGCAGGGTATTGGCTGAGCATGAAGCTACGGAAGAGAACCTACAGCGTCAGCTCGCTGCTGCTAGCAAAACTTCGCAGGAGGAGACTGAGCGGATCAGGCGGGAgttggaggcggggaggaaaTCGGCTGagcaggaggtggagagggttaagaggaggttggagggggagcaggCTGATTTGAAGGCTACGATCAGTAGGCTTGAGGTTGATTTGATGAAGGCgcaggcggagggggggaagaaagttggggagctggaggggaggttgaagaaggagggggagatgagggaAAAGGCGGAAAGGAGGGttagggaggtggaggagggggggaagaaggagagggcggaAAAAGACaaggagttgaagaaggctagggggttggtggaggagaaggaaaaagagaggaaggcggcgcagggggagctggatgatttgttgatggtttttggggatttggaggagaaggttaATAAGTACAAG GAACGGCTCAAGGCTCTGGGTGAGACGATatcggatgatgaggacgatgatgatgaagaggaggatgaggaggatgacgatgacgatgatgaggatggagacgaggaggaggagaaggaggaggagaaggacaagaagaagtgA
- the RAT1 gene encoding 5'-3' exoribonuclease 2 (COG:K; EggNog:ENOG503NW08), which produces MGIPAAFRWLSTKYPKIISPVIEDTPITMEDGAVIPVDTTKPNPNGEEFDNLYLDMNGIVHPCSHPEDRPAPKDEEEMMVEIFKYTDRVVNMVRPRKLLMIAVDGVAPRAKMNQQRSRRFRAARDAKEKEEDKEKLLKMLHKDKKGTVQVQPVEEVVQKAFDSNSITPGTPFMDILAASLRYWCSYKLNTDPAWAKIKVIISDATIPGEGEHKIMEYVRSQRNSPGHDPNTRHVIYGLDADLIMLGLATHEPHFRVLREDVFAQDARPRLCKLCGQKGHDAANCRGEAKEKEGEFGEKDRAAPLKPFIWLHVNIFREYLAVELNVPGLPFAFDLERAIDDWVFMCFFVGNDFLPHLPALEIRENGIDTLVAIWKDNLPSMGGYLTKDGHVDLERAQLIMAGLAKQEDAIFRRRKETEDRREAGFKRRKLQQEKQQQRNGQGQQDSPSYRKRGQPPPETFAAASMNLISVSNIQKPAAHSITHDMVVNRQAVDQANVANKSAASVLKSQIQSLMNKPKEEVPAPAAEEAKEPAAEEAQPKSPPSALGKRKAELITEVDANSPAASSGAETPASGEEEAVDTVRLWEEGYADRYYEQKFKVDPKDIEFRHKVARAYVEGLAWVLMYYFQGCPSWEWFYPYHYAPFAADFVDLGKMTINFDKGRISRPFEQLMSVLPAASRHAIPEVFHDLMTNEDSEIIDFYPEEFDIDLNGKKMSWQGIALLPFIEMPRLLKAMEPKQKLLSEEDRARNEPGKEVLIISDAHPVYDDITQKFYSKKPVGDKVEIDSALSEGLSGKIEKIEGYVPHGELRYPLERHTFPDVDFDRTLSVHYELPSSSHIHKSILLRGVKLPPPVLDRSDIEILKGKGRNSGRGYGGVPFHGNSGGGRGGRINYGPGGNNRGGGGGGGYNNHYRGNSNNNNQSQGYGNGYGNGGGYGGGQQQFPPVPPPGWQPPVPPGFPGFGQGGPPPAPPGYVPPYQQGYHQPPPPNRYAMPPVPPPGAYGGGGGYGGQGQGGYQQGRQHDQYRPQGQHDMYRPPQGGQDRRRDGGRGGGGGGYRDNRDYRR; this is translated from the exons ATGGGTATTCCCGCCGCCTTCAGGTGGCTTTCCACCAAATATCCCAAGATCATCTCCCCGGTGATCGAGGACACTCCGATTACCATGGAAGATGGTGCCGTCATCCCGGTTGACACCACCAAGCCGAACCCGAACGGCGAGGAGTTTGACAACTTGTACCTCGACATGAACGGTATCGTCCATCCCTGCTCTCACCCCGAGGACAGGCCCGCGCccaaggatgaggaggagatgatggttgaAATCTTCAAGTACACGGACCGTGTTGTGAACATGGTGCGGCCGCGCAAGCTTTTGATGATCGCTGTCG ATGGTGTCGCCCCCAGAGCCAAGATGAACCAGCAGCGATCCCGTCGTTTCCGCGCCGCCCGAGATGCcaaagagaaagaggaggacaaggagaagctgcTCAAGATGCTCCATAAAGACAAGAAGGGCACCGTGCAGGTCCAGCCcgtcgaggaggttgttCAAAAGGCATTCGATTCCAATTCAATTACTCCTGGCACACCTTTCATGGACATCCTCGCAGCTTCTTTGCGTTACTGGTGCTCGTATAAGCTTAACACAGATCCTGCGTGGGCCAAAATCAAGGTCATCATCTCGGATGCCACCATTCCTGGCGAGGGTGAGCATAAGATCATGGAGTATGTTCGATCGCAGCGCAACTCGCCAGGCCACGACCCCAATACTCGCCATGTCATCTATGGCCTTGATGCTGATTTGATCATGTTGGGTCTTGCCACTCATGAGCCTCATTTCCGCGTTCTCCGTGAAGATGTTTTTGCCCAGGACGCCAGACCTAGATTATGCAAGCTCTGCGGCCAAAAGGGACATGATGCCGCGAACTGCCGGGGAGAGgccaaggaaaaggagggcgAATTTGGCGAAAAGGACAGGGCTGCCCCTCTGAAGCCTTTTATTTGGCTCCACGTCAACATTTTCCGCGAATA CCTCGCGGTGGAACTAAACGTTCCCGGCCTTCCGTTTGCTTTTGACCTCGAGCGCGCTATTGACG ACTGGGTGTTCATGTGCTTCTTCGTCGGAAACGATTTCCTCCCTCACCTGCCTGCTTTAGAAATCCGAGAGAATGGTATCGATACGCTCGTCGCCATTTGGAAGGACAACCTACCTTCTATGGGCGGTTACTTGACCAAAGATGGTCATGTCGACCTTGAGCGGGCCCAGCTTATCATGGCTGGCCTTGCCAAGCAAGAAGATGCCATTTTccggagaagaaaagagaccGAAGACCGGAGAGAGGCTGGTTTCAAGAGGCGGAAGCTTCAGCAAgaaaagcagcagcaacgtAATGGCCAGGGGCAGCAGGACTCGCCATCATACCGCAAGCGGGGGCAACCGCCGCCGGAGACCTTTGCTGCAGCGAGCATGAACTTGATATCTGTGTCTAACATTCAGAAGCCGGCTGCGCATAGTATCACGCATGATATGGTGGTGAACCGCCAGGCGGTTGATCAGGCCAATGTGGCCAACAAGAGCGCTGCCAGTGTCCTCAAGAGCCAGATACAGAGCCTTATGAACAAGCCCAAGGAAGAGGTCCCAgcccccgccgccgaggaagccAAGGAGCCCGCTGCGGAAGAGGCTCAACCAAAGTCACCCCCGTCTGCTCTCGGCAAGCGCAAGGCCGAGCTCATCACCGAAGTTGATGCCAACAGTCCCGCTGCGAGCTCGGGTGCTGAGACTCCAGCCTCGGGCGAAGAGGAAGCCGTCGACACGGTCAGGCTCTGGGAAGAGGGCTACGCCGACCGGTACTATGAGCAAAAGTTCAAGGTCGACCCCAAGGACATTGAGTTCAGGCACAAGGTTGCGCGCGCCTATGTGGAGGGTCTCGCCTGGGTGCTGATGTACTACTTCCAGGGCTGCCCGTCTTGGGAATGGTTCTACCCTTACCATTACGCGCCCTTTGCGGCGGATTTTGTCGACCTGGGCAAGATGACGATCAACTTTGACAAGGGGAGGATATCCCGTCCGTTTGAGCAGCTGATGAGTGTGCTTCCTGCCGCGTCGAGACATGCCATCCCTGAGGTCTTTCATGATCTCATGACCAATGAGGATAGCgagattatcgacttttacCCGGAGGAGTTTGACATCGATTTGAACGGGAAGAAGATGTCGTGGCAGGGGATTGCGTTGTTGCCGTTTATTGAGATGCCGCGGTTGCTGAAGGCGATGGAGCCGAAGCAGAAGCTGCTGAGTGAGGAGGATAGGGCGAGGAATGAGCCCGGGAAGGAGGTGTTGATTATTTCGGACGCGCACCCGGTTTACGATGATATTACGCAGAAGTTTTACAGCAAGAAGCCGGTGGGGGATAAGGTGGAGATTGATAGTGCGTTAAGCGAGGGGTTGTCGGGGAAGATTGAGAAGATTGAGGGGTATGTGCCTCATGGGGAGCTGAGGTATCCTTTGGAAAGGCATACGTTTCCGGATGTGGACTTTGATCGGACGTTGAG TGTTCACTATGAACTCCCCTCCAGCTCTCACATCCACAAATCGATACTCCTCCGCGGCGTGAAGCTACCTCCTCCCGTTCTCGACAGGAGCGACATTGAGATtctcaagggcaagggccGCAACTCTGGACGGGGCTATGGTGGTGTGCCCTTTCATGGAAATAGTGGTGGCGGCAGAGGCGGGCGTATCAACTATGGTCCTGGAGGGAACAAccgtggcggcggcggtggtggtgggtataACAATCACTACCGCGGCAACAGcaataacaacaaccagTCTCAGGGGTATGGGAATGGGTATGGTAATGGGGGTGGATATGGTGGTGGGCAACAACAGTTCcctcctgttcctcctccggGCTGGCAGCCGCCGGTCCCTCCTGGGTTTCCCGGGTTTGGGCAGGGTGGtccgccgccggcgccgccggGGTATGTGCCGCCTTATCAGCAGGGGTATCaccaaccgccgccgccgaacaGGTATGCCATGCCgccggtgccgccgccgggggcttatggtggcggtggtgggtatGGGGGACAGGGTCAAGGGGGTTATCAGCAGGGTCGGCAGCATGATCAGTATCGGCCTCAGGGACAGCATGATATGTATCGGCCTCCTCAGGGAGGACAAGACAGGAGACGGGATGGGggacggggtggtgggggtggtggttataGGGATAATAGGGATTATCGAAGGTAA